Proteins from a single region of Stutzerimonas stutzeri:
- a CDS encoding MarR family winged helix-turn-helix transcriptional regulator: MPDLKKSAVQRQIMESFFLGYQAFTAKPDEMLARRGLSRVHHRILFFIASYPDLSVKELLSYLGVSKQALNTPLRQLIEMHLVESLTAEDDKRKRMLRFTAEGAKLEQALRREQVRLLQRAFDDVGEQAVDGWLAVNQALAMEKARG, translated from the coding sequence ATGCCTGACCTAAAAAAAAGCGCAGTGCAGCGCCAGATCATGGAGAGTTTCTTTCTCGGCTATCAGGCCTTCACGGCCAAGCCTGACGAAATGCTCGCCCGCCGCGGGCTGTCCCGTGTGCACCACCGCATTCTTTTCTTTATCGCCAGCTACCCGGACCTGAGCGTTAAGGAGTTGCTGAGCTATCTCGGTGTCTCCAAGCAGGCACTGAATACACCGCTACGCCAGTTGATCGAAATGCACTTGGTGGAGAGCCTGACTGCAGAGGATGACAAGCGAAAGCGCATGCTGCGCTTTACCGCAGAGGGGGCGAAGCTGGAGCAGGCCTTGCGCAGAGAACAGGTCCGTCTGCTTCAAAGGGCTTTCGATGATGTGGGTGAACAAGCGGTAGATGGCTGGCTCGCGGTCAACCAAGCGCTCGCTATGGAGAAAGCAAGAGGCTAG
- the rpsA gene encoding 30S ribosomal protein S1, with protein sequence MSESFAELFEESLKSLDMQPGAIITGIVVDIDGDWVTVHAGLKSEGVIPVEQFYNEQGELTIKVGDEVHVALDAVEDGFGETKLSREKAKRAESWIVLEAAFAAEEVVKGVINGKVKGGFTVDVNGIRAFLPGSLVDVRPVRDTTHLEGKELEFKVIKLDQKRNNVVVSRRSVLEAENSAEREALLESLQEGQQVKGIVKNLTDYGAFVDLGGVDGLLHITDMAWKRIKHPSEIVNVGDEIDVKVLKFDRERNRVSLGLKQLGEDPWVAIKARYPEGTRVQARVTNLTDYGCFAELEEGVEGLVHVSEMDWTNKNIHPSKVVQVGDEVEVMVLDIDEERRRISLGIKQCKTNPWEDFSGQFNKGDRISGTIKSITDFGIFIGLDGGIDGLVHLSDISWNEPGEEAVRRFKKGDELDTVILSVDPERERISLGIKQLEDDPFSNYAAVNDKGSIVRGTVKEVDAKGAIIDLGNDIEATLKASEISRDRVEDARNVLKEGDEVEAKIISIDRKSRVISLSIKSKDVEDEKDAMKELRTKQDVESTGPTTIGDLIRAQMENQN encoded by the coding sequence ATGAGCGAAAGCTTCGCAGAACTTTTTGAAGAAAGCCTTAAATCCCTCGACATGCAGCCGGGTGCCATCATCACCGGCATCGTGGTCGACATCGACGGTGACTGGGTCACCGTGCATGCCGGCCTCAAGTCCGAGGGCGTCATCCCGGTCGAGCAGTTCTACAACGAGCAGGGCGAGCTGACCATCAAGGTGGGTGACGAGGTCCACGTTGCTCTGGACGCGGTTGAAGATGGCTTTGGCGAGACCAAGCTGTCCCGTGAAAAAGCCAAGCGCGCGGAATCCTGGATTGTTCTGGAAGCAGCTTTCGCCGCTGAGGAAGTGGTCAAGGGCGTTATCAACGGTAAGGTTAAAGGCGGCTTCACTGTCGACGTTAACGGCATCCGTGCGTTCCTCCCAGGTTCCTTGGTCGATGTCCGTCCGGTGCGTGATACCACCCATCTGGAAGGCAAAGAGCTCGAGTTCAAGGTCATCAAGCTGGACCAGAAGCGCAACAACGTTGTCGTTTCCCGTCGCAGCGTGCTGGAAGCAGAGAACAGTGCCGAGCGCGAAGCTCTGCTCGAGTCCCTGCAGGAAGGCCAGCAGGTCAAAGGTATCGTCAAGAACCTCACCGATTACGGTGCGTTCGTTGACCTGGGCGGCGTCGATGGTCTGCTGCACATTACCGACATGGCCTGGAAGCGCATCAAGCATCCGTCCGAGATCGTCAACGTTGGCGACGAGATCGATGTCAAGGTGCTGAAGTTCGACCGCGAGCGCAACCGCGTATCGCTGGGCCTGAAGCAGCTGGGCGAAGACCCATGGGTTGCCATCAAGGCGCGTTACCCGGAAGGCACCCGTGTTCAGGCTCGCGTCACCAACCTGACCGACTACGGCTGCTTCGCCGAGCTGGAAGAGGGTGTCGAAGGCCTGGTACACGTTTCCGAAATGGACTGGACCAACAAGAACATCCACCCGTCGAAGGTCGTACAGGTCGGCGACGAAGTGGAAGTCATGGTTCTGGACATCGACGAAGAGCGTCGTCGTATCTCCTTGGGTATCAAGCAGTGCAAAACCAACCCATGGGAAGACTTCTCTGGCCAGTTCAACAAGGGCGACCGCATCTCCGGCACCATCAAGTCGATCACCGATTTCGGTATCTTCATTGGTCTGGACGGCGGCATCGACGGTCTGGTTCACCTGTCCGACATCTCCTGGAACGAGCCGGGTGAAGAAGCCGTTCGCCGCTTCAAGAAGGGCGACGAGCTGGATACCGTCATCCTGTCGGTCGATCCGGAGCGTGAGCGCATCTCCCTGGGCATCAAGCAGCTGGAAGACGATCCGTTCTCCAACTACGCCGCCGTCAATGACAAGGGCAGCATCGTTCGCGGTACCGTGAAAGAAGTTGACGCCAAAGGCGCCATCATCGATCTGGGCAACGATATCGAAGCCACTCTGAAAGCTTCCGAAATCAGCCGCGACCGCGTTGAAGATGCGCGCAATGTGCTGAAGGAAGGCGACGAAGTCGAAGCCAAGATCATCAGCATCGACCGCAAGTCCCGCGTGATCAGCCTGTCGATCAAGTCCAAAGACGTCGAAGACGAAAAGGATGCGATGAAAGAGCTGCGCACCAAGCAGGACGTAGAAAGCACTGGCCCGACCACCATTGGTGATCTGATCCGTGCTCAGATGGAAAACCAGAACTAA
- the cmk gene encoding (d)CMP kinase, with protein sequence MIRPVPVITIDGPSGSGKGTVAALLAGELGWNFLDSGALYRLLAFAARNHGVDLTNEEALKVLAEHLDVQFGAARDGHGMIIILEGEEVTESIRNEQVGAGASQVAALPVVRTALLQRQKAFREAPGLVADGRDMGTVVFPDAPLKIFLTASAEERARRRFLQLKARGDDVNLASLLEEIRERDERDTQRAVAPLKPADDAVQLDSTTLSIEEVLQKILSEVAERDLAG encoded by the coding sequence ATGATTAGGCCTGTACCGGTCATCACCATCGACGGACCGAGCGGATCAGGCAAGGGAACGGTAGCTGCGCTGCTCGCCGGAGAACTCGGCTGGAATTTTCTCGATTCTGGCGCGTTGTATCGTCTGCTGGCGTTTGCCGCGCGTAACCATGGTGTCGACCTAACCAACGAGGAAGCGCTGAAGGTTCTCGCCGAGCACCTTGATGTCCAGTTTGGCGCTGCTCGCGATGGCCACGGCATGATCATCATCCTGGAAGGGGAAGAGGTCACCGAGTCCATTCGTAATGAGCAGGTGGGTGCCGGTGCATCTCAGGTTGCAGCGTTGCCAGTGGTTCGCACTGCCTTGCTGCAACGTCAGAAGGCGTTTCGCGAGGCTCCAGGGCTGGTAGCGGACGGACGTGATATGGGGACAGTGGTTTTCCCCGATGCACCGCTGAAGATATTTCTGACTGCGAGCGCCGAAGAGCGCGCCCGCAGACGCTTCTTGCAGTTGAAGGCTCGCGGTGATGATGTTAATCTCGCGAGTCTTCTTGAGGAGATCCGGGAACGCGACGAGCGCGATACCCAACGTGCGGTGGCACCGCTGAAGCCGGCAGACGATGCCGTCCAATTGGATTCCACTACACTCTCCATCGAAGAAGTGCTGCAAAAAATTCTGAGCGAAGTCGCTGAGCGCGATTTGGCTGGATGA
- a CDS encoding bifunctional prephenate dehydrogenase/3-phosphoshikimate 1-carboxyvinyltransferase — protein sequence MSHVNQARQAVPIVERLVVIGLGLIGGSFAKGLREAGICREVIGFDLDTRSRELAVELGVVDRCADTLAEACRGADVIQLATPILALEKLLAELATIELGDAVITDVGSAKGNVVRCARKVFGSMPSRFVPGHPIAGSELSGVTAANSTLFRRHKVILTPLENTDPQALALVSRLWSVLGADVEHMEVAHHDEVLAATSHLPHLLAFGLVDSLAKRHENLEIFRYAAGGFRDFTRIAGSDPVMWHDIFLANREAVLHTLDDFRADLDALRAAVDEGDGHRLLGVFTRAQAAREHFSKILARRAYVDVMHSNDLVFLANPGGSLTGHLRVPGDKSISHRSIMLGSLAEGTTEVEGFLEGEDALATIQAFRDMGVVIEGPQQGRVTVHGVGLHGLKAPPGPIYLGNSGTSMRLLSGLLAAQPFDTTLTGDASLTKRPMNRVAKPLREMGAVIETAPEGRPPLIIRGGQRLSGMHYEMPMASAQVKSCLLLAGLYAADQTSVTEPAPTRDHTERMLRGFGYPVTVKGSTAIVEPGHKLCGTHIEVPADISSAAFFMVAASIAPGSDIVLEHVGVNPTRTGVIDILKLMGGDISLENPREVGGEPVADIRVRGAQLKGIDIPEALVPLAIDEFPVLFVAAACAEGRTTLRGAEELRVKESDRIQVMADGLQTLGVKAEPTPDGIVIEGGTIGTGEVWAHGDHRIAMSFSVAALRASGPIRVHDCANVATSFPNFLDLAQRAGMRVHSEGGS from the coding sequence GTGAGTCACGTTAACCAAGCTCGGCAGGCTGTACCCATTGTGGAGCGTCTAGTGGTTATCGGCCTTGGGCTGATTGGCGGTTCGTTCGCCAAGGGGTTGCGTGAGGCTGGTATCTGTCGTGAGGTGATCGGCTTCGATCTGGACACGCGCTCGCGTGAGCTGGCAGTTGAGCTGGGTGTAGTGGACCGCTGCGCGGACACACTCGCCGAGGCGTGTCGCGGCGCTGACGTGATTCAGCTCGCTACACCCATTCTTGCGCTGGAAAAGCTGCTCGCCGAACTGGCGACAATAGAACTGGGCGATGCTGTGATCACCGATGTCGGTAGCGCCAAGGGCAATGTCGTGCGCTGCGCGCGCAAAGTGTTCGGCAGCATGCCGTCAAGGTTCGTGCCTGGCCATCCCATCGCGGGCTCCGAGCTCAGTGGCGTGACGGCGGCGAACAGCACACTGTTTCGGCGGCACAAGGTGATCCTTACGCCGCTGGAAAATACCGATCCACAAGCACTCGCGCTGGTGAGCCGGCTGTGGTCGGTGCTTGGCGCGGATGTCGAGCATATGGAGGTGGCGCATCACGATGAGGTGCTGGCTGCCACTAGTCATTTACCGCATCTGCTGGCCTTCGGCCTGGTTGATTCGCTCGCCAAGCGCCATGAAAATCTTGAGATCTTCCGCTATGCGGCGGGGGGGTTTCGCGATTTCACCCGGATTGCCGGTAGCGACCCGGTGATGTGGCACGACATCTTTCTCGCCAATCGCGAGGCAGTGCTGCATACCCTGGACGATTTTCGTGCCGATCTCGACGCGCTGCGCGCCGCGGTCGATGAAGGAGACGGGCACAGGTTGTTGGGCGTATTCACTCGTGCCCAGGCTGCCCGGGAACATTTCAGCAAAATACTGGCTCGTCGAGCCTATGTGGACGTTATGCATTCCAATGACCTCGTTTTCCTCGCCAACCCTGGCGGCAGCCTGACCGGCCATCTGCGTGTGCCGGGCGACAAATCCATTTCTCACCGTTCGATCATGCTTGGCTCCCTGGCCGAGGGCACGACTGAAGTCGAGGGGTTCCTCGAGGGGGAGGACGCTCTGGCCACCATTCAGGCGTTTCGGGATATGGGCGTCGTCATCGAAGGCCCCCAGCAGGGGCGCGTGACGGTTCACGGCGTCGGCTTGCACGGCCTCAAGGCGCCACCCGGGCCTATTTACCTGGGCAACTCCGGAACCTCGATGCGGTTGTTGTCTGGCTTGCTTGCTGCGCAGCCGTTCGATACGACGCTGACCGGCGACGCATCGTTGACCAAGCGCCCGATGAATCGCGTTGCTAAACCGCTGCGCGAGATGGGGGCTGTGATCGAGACGGCGCCTGAAGGACGTCCGCCACTGATCATTCGTGGTGGCCAGCGTCTGTCGGGCATGCATTACGAAATGCCGATGGCCAGTGCACAGGTCAAATCGTGCCTGCTGCTGGCTGGCCTGTACGCGGCCGACCAGACGTCCGTAACCGAGCCGGCTCCAACGCGCGATCATACCGAGAGGATGCTTCGTGGCTTCGGCTACCCGGTGACGGTCAAGGGAAGCACCGCGATCGTCGAGCCGGGCCACAAGCTGTGCGGAACCCATATAGAAGTACCCGCCGATATTTCTTCGGCGGCTTTCTTCATGGTGGCCGCGAGCATCGCGCCGGGCTCGGATATCGTACTCGAGCACGTCGGTGTGAATCCGACGCGTACCGGCGTGATTGACATTCTCAAATTGATGGGTGGCGATATCTCCCTGGAGAATCCACGAGAGGTGGGCGGTGAGCCGGTGGCGGACATTCGCGTGCGGGGTGCTCAGCTTAAGGGTATCGATATTCCAGAAGCTCTTGTGCCGCTGGCTATCGACGAGTTCCCGGTGCTGTTCGTCGCCGCGGCCTGCGCCGAAGGTCGTACTACGCTGCGCGGTGCCGAAGAGCTGCGCGTCAAAGAGTCTGACCGCATCCAGGTGATGGCGGACGGGCTGCAGACGCTTGGCGTCAAGGCCGAACCGACGCCGGACGGGATTGTCATCGAAGGAGGCACGATTGGCACTGGCGAAGTCTGGGCGCATGGTGATCACCGTATTGCTATGTCATTCAGCGTGGCTGCCCTGCGCGCCAGCGGTCCGATCCGGGTTCACGACTGCGCAAACGTGGCGACGTCGTTCCCTAACTTTCTCGATTTGGCACAGCGCGCCGGTATGCGCGTTCATTCGGAGGGTGGTTCATGA
- the hisC gene encoding histidinol-phosphate transaminase produces MSCDFLTLAQPGVQKLSPYVPGKPVDELARELNLDPAGIVKLASNENPLGPSPKVLDAIRAELPELTRYPDGNGFALKQRLAERYSVGINQVTLGNGSNDILELVARAYLAPGLNAVFSEHAFAVYPIATQAVGAEGRAVPARNWGHDLDAMAAAVDENTRVVFIANPNNPTGTWFDAAALGEFLARVSESVLVVLDEAYIEYAEGQDLPDGLAFLADYPNLLVLRTFSKAYGLAALRVGYAICSPVIADVLNRVRQPFNVNSLALAAACAALDDVDYLLASRKANDAGMLQLETGFRQLGLDWIPSRGNFIAVDFARDAAPINQALLREGVIVRPMAGYGMPTFLRISVGTEQENSRFIEVLHQVLAQ; encoded by the coding sequence ATGAGTTGTGATTTCCTCACCCTGGCGCAGCCAGGGGTACAGAAGCTGTCACCGTACGTGCCGGGCAAGCCGGTTGACGAGCTGGCGCGCGAGCTGAATTTGGACCCCGCCGGAATCGTCAAGCTCGCCAGCAACGAGAACCCCCTGGGGCCAAGCCCGAAAGTACTTGATGCGATCAGGGCTGAGCTTCCGGAGCTGACCCGCTACCCAGACGGCAACGGTTTCGCGCTCAAGCAGCGACTCGCCGAACGCTATTCCGTCGGCATCAATCAGGTCACCCTGGGCAACGGCTCCAACGACATTCTTGAGCTGGTTGCGCGCGCCTATCTGGCGCCGGGGCTCAACGCCGTGTTCAGTGAGCACGCCTTTGCTGTCTATCCGATTGCGACGCAGGCGGTCGGGGCCGAGGGGCGTGCCGTACCGGCCAGGAACTGGGGCCACGACCTCGACGCAATGGCGGCTGCCGTTGATGAAAACACCCGAGTGGTTTTCATCGCCAACCCCAACAATCCCACCGGAACCTGGTTCGATGCCGCTGCGCTTGGTGAATTTCTAGCGCGCGTATCGGAGAGTGTCCTTGTGGTGCTGGACGAGGCCTACATTGAATACGCCGAAGGGCAGGACTTGCCGGATGGTCTGGCATTTCTGGCCGACTATCCAAACCTGCTGGTTTTGCGCACCTTCTCCAAGGCCTATGGGCTTGCTGCGTTGCGGGTTGGCTACGCGATCTGTTCGCCGGTGATCGCCGATGTGCTGAATCGCGTCAGGCAGCCATTCAACGTAAACAGTCTGGCACTGGCGGCGGCTTGCGCAGCGCTGGATGACGTCGATTATCTGCTTGCCAGCCGCAAGGCGAATGATGCCGGGATGCTTCAGCTGGAAACAGGTTTCCGTCAGCTGGGGTTGGATTGGATCCCTTCGCGGGGCAATTTCATCGCGGTGGACTTCGCCCGTGACGCTGCGCCGATCAACCAGGCGCTGTTGCGCGAAGGGGTGATTGTGCGTCCTATGGCTGGATACGGTATGCCAACGTTCCTGCGTATCTCAGTTGGCACCGAGCAGGAAAATTCGCGCTTTATCGAAGTGCTGCACCAGGTCCTTGCGCAGTGA
- the pheA gene encoding prephenate dehydratase: MSDADQLKALRVRIDSLDERILDLISERARCAQEVARVKTAALAEGESAVFYRPEREAWVLKHIMELNRGPLDNEEMARLFREIMSSCLALEQPLRVAYLGPEGTFSQAAALKHFGHAVISTPMAAIDEVFREVVAGAVNFGVVPVENSTEGAVNHTLDSFLEHDIVICGEVELRIHHHLLVGETTKTDRITRIYSHAQSLAQCRKWLDAHYPNVERVAVSSNADAAKRVKSEWNSAAIAGDMAAQLYGLTKLAEKIEDRPDNSTRFLIIGSQEVPPTGDDKTSIIVSMRNKPGALHELLVPFHANGIDLTRIETRPSRSGKWTYVFFIDFLGHHQDPLIKDALERLGQEAVALKVLGSYPKAVL, encoded by the coding sequence ATGAGCGATGCCGATCAGCTGAAGGCCCTGCGGGTTCGAATCGACAGCCTTGATGAACGGATTCTCGATCTGATCAGCGAGCGCGCCCGCTGCGCTCAGGAAGTCGCGCGGGTCAAGACGGCGGCGCTGGCCGAGGGTGAGTCGGCAGTCTTCTATCGCCCTGAGCGCGAGGCATGGGTGCTCAAGCACATCATGGAACTTAACCGCGGGCCGCTCGACAACGAGGAAATGGCACGGCTGTTTCGCGAGATCATGTCGTCCTGCCTGGCCTTGGAGCAGCCGCTCCGGGTTGCCTATCTCGGCCCGGAAGGTACCTTCTCCCAGGCTGCGGCGCTCAAGCATTTCGGCCATGCGGTCATCAGTACGCCAATGGCCGCCATCGATGAGGTGTTCCGCGAAGTCGTGGCGGGGGCGGTGAATTTCGGCGTAGTGCCGGTGGAGAACTCCACCGAAGGTGCAGTCAATCACACGCTGGATAGCTTCCTGGAGCACGACATCGTGATCTGCGGCGAAGTGGAATTGCGTATCCACCACCATTTACTGGTGGGTGAGACGACCAAGACCGATCGCATCACGCGCATTTATTCCCATGCACAATCGCTCGCGCAGTGCCGCAAGTGGCTGGATGCGCATTATCCGAATGTCGAGCGGGTGGCGGTTTCCAGCAATGCGGATGCAGCCAAGCGGGTCAAGAGCGAGTGGAATTCGGCGGCCATCGCCGGTGACATGGCTGCGCAGCTCTATGGCCTGACCAAGCTGGCCGAGAAGATTGAGGATCGCCCGGACAACTCCACGCGATTCCTGATCATCGGCAGTCAGGAAGTGCCCCCGACCGGCGACGACAAGACTTCGATCATCGTTTCGATGCGCAACAAGCCAGGCGCCTTGCACGAGCTGCTGGTGCCGTTCCATGCCAACGGCATCGACCTTACTCGAATCGAAACGCGGCCGTCGCGCAGCGGCAAGTGGACCTACGTGTTCTTCATCGATTTCCTGGGCCACCATCAGGATCCGTTGATCAAGGATGCGCTGGAGAGGCTCGGTCAGGAAGCTGTGGCCCTTAAGGTGTTGGGTTCCTACCCCAAAGCGGTTCTTTAA
- the serC gene encoding 3-phosphoserine/phosphohydroxythreonine transaminase: protein MSKRAFNFCAGPAALPEAVLQRAQAELLDWHGKGLSVMEMSHRSDEYTAIAEKAEQDLRDLLAIPSNYKVLFLQGGASQQFAEIPLNLLPEDGVADYIDTGIWSRKAIEEARRFGNVNVAASAKSLDYFALPGQNDWQLSERAAYLHYASNETIGGLQFDWIPDLGDTPLVVDMSSDILSRTIDVSKFGLIYAGAQKNIGPSGLVVVIVREDLLGRARSACPTMLDYKVAADNGSMYNTPATFSWYLSGLVFEWLKEQGGVEAMEQRNRAKKEMLYGAIDASDFYTNPIAVTARSWMNVPFRLADERLDKTFLAGADARGLLNLKGHRSVGGMRASIYNAVGLDAVEALVAYMAEFEKEHG, encoded by the coding sequence GTGAGCAAACGCGCCTTTAACTTCTGTGCCGGTCCGGCTGCGCTTCCCGAAGCCGTCCTTCAGCGCGCCCAGGCAGAGCTTCTCGACTGGCATGGCAAGGGCCTGTCAGTCATGGAGATGAGTCACCGCAGCGACGAATACACCGCTATCGCCGAAAAGGCCGAACAGGATCTGCGCGACCTGCTGGCGATTCCCTCGAACTACAAGGTGCTCTTCCTGCAGGGGGGCGCCAGCCAGCAGTTTGCCGAGATTCCGCTGAACCTGCTGCCGGAAGATGGAGTTGCCGACTACATCGACACCGGCATCTGGTCGCGCAAGGCGATCGAAGAGGCGCGTCGTTTCGGTAACGTCAACGTGGCGGCCAGCGCAAAATCCCTCGATTACTTCGCCCTTCCGGGGCAAAACGATTGGCAGTTGAGCGAGCGCGCGGCGTACCTGCACTACGCGAGCAACGAGACGATCGGCGGCCTGCAGTTCGACTGGATCCCGGATCTCGGCGACACGCCATTGGTCGTCGACATGTCCTCGGACATTCTGTCGCGGACCATCGACGTCTCGAAGTTCGGCCTGATCTACGCCGGCGCGCAGAAGAACATCGGGCCGTCCGGGCTGGTGGTCGTCATCGTTCGTGAAGATCTGCTCGGTCGCGCGCGCTCTGCTTGCCCTACCATGCTTGATTACAAGGTCGCCGCGGATAACGGCTCGATGTACAACACCCCGGCCACGTTTTCCTGGTACCTGTCGGGGCTGGTCTTCGAGTGGCTGAAGGAGCAGGGCGGCGTCGAGGCGATGGAGCAGCGCAACCGCGCCAAGAAAGAAATGCTCTATGGCGCCATTGATGCCAGCGATTTCTACACCAACCCGATAGCTGTCACCGCGCGTTCGTGGATGAATGTCCCGTTCCGCCTGGCCGATGAGCGCCTGGACAAAACGTTTCTGGCCGGCGCTGACGCGCGTGGTCTGTTGAACCTCAAGGGGCATCGCTCCGTGGGTGGCATGCGCGCTTCGATCTATAACGCCGTCGGCCTGGACGCGGTCGAAGCGCTCGTGGCCTACATGGCCGAGTTCGAGAAGGAGCACGGCTGA